A region of the Clavelina lepadiformis chromosome 9, kaClaLepa1.1, whole genome shotgun sequence genome:
ATGTGACTACTATTTACGCAGTAATGAGTAACTGTTGTTTGGTTGCAGGTATTTATGCCGCCAGTGCAGTCGTGCAGGCTTCGACCTACGTCATATTGATGTTGCTGTCTGCTTGTGTTTGCTTGTTGTACGCCACATTTATAGTGGTCGTGATCTTTTCGATGGGACGaatatttgataaacaaatgtgagaaaaaattttgatgtagTTTGGTAAAGTTTgacgtcaaaaattttttgttagtaGTGCCTCATTAGCTCTTAGTATGACATGTACTATAACGTAGGCTACGGTCGAGAACGACAAAGCCAAATAATGGTGATAAATTGCCAGTAACAACTAGCACAGCCACTAAAACTATAAGACaagaaatagaaataaatttatagttCTTGCATTTAGAACCGCGTTGTTTGAGCTTGAACAGATGAACAGGAAACGATCCAAGGCTGAAACCGGGTAAGTGGCGGCCATAGCTCATTATAATAACGTTGACCACCCATTGCACTTTTATCTTTATGAGATATGAATCACAACATAACAACAATCACGTAATATCATGACATATCATGATAATCACATGgacattttgcacaaaactTAAATACTTCCCGAAACATAGCAAAAACGTTTGTAGTGTATAcagtttaagttttatttttattgtctaATTTTATGGCGAATAACAAACCTAATGCTTATAGTATGCTGGCTGCAAACAATCTAGTATTAATCGCTATCTTTCAGCGTCAACTCAAAAGTCACGACAAGGGTCGTCAGCAACGTTTAAAAACTTGAGTGAGTTTTATTCAAGAAGCAACGAAAAGCTGAAGACataatttcaaacaatgaGTCCTTGCTTCAGTTATGTGTTTACCCATGTCCTTGTGTGATAGCGTGCTTTTGCTATGAACGTTGTATTATATTGcgatttttgtgaaataaatgaaacgttaccactaataaaaaaaacattgcaaatgATTTGGGTATGCgagttttcataaatttttgtttaatttctgtttaaGATTGAGTTAACAATCCAGTGGGATGACATTATTGAGGTTGTGGTCAAATGCGTTGCTTTAATTACGAGACGATCTTTCTACATATTATATGATATAACCTGGTATTCCTGTTGCCTGAAGCaattatatttcacaagatTACTCAATAAGTTAAAAATCAATCGAAAAAAGCTCTGGTATAATCTGACAATAAATCCATCAATTACGCCGAACGTATTtctaaaagcataaaaacctTTTACTTTAACGTCATTCACTTCATCTTTATTGATTACGCTTTATGTGGGTCATTCGAGTTTAACTTAAGTCGCTCACCACGTATCGTGAGATGGTCAGCGACTTAAGTTAACTGCGTAAGACTTTGCGTGTTATTAACTGCGCGTAACATaagattttcattttcttcaaatgtGGAGTTCAAAATAATTGATGCGTAACATTGAAAaccaattaaaatttaactaaagCAATAATTCTTCTTTACTCCGTAAAAAAGTTTATGTGCTGCTTTCCCGTGGGAAATTTTTTGATGAGATGCCTACAACGCTTGTAATCTTGAAAATAATCAATGTATTTCGACAATTTCTATTGTTAATTACAGAAGGTCGATAAAATCTTGCCACTGAGAGAGTAACTCGGAAAGATTCTATtcattttcagtttatttAGGTTGCTGGTCACGAAACTAGAAGACGAGGAAATAGATTTTTTCATATGCAAAAGTACTGACGAAGACAATAACAGGAAAGCGTtcgtattgaaataaaatgagtTTCTAATAACAAGCAGgaagtaagaaaatatttcaagccATGTTTATCGTGTATCTGCTGATGATAATCGACTTCGGTCTTTTATCGATGACATGTAGGTGCCGACTTTCAAACCTAATGTTTTAATTCCTAAAGTTCTTTGCCCTTTTTCTAAAAAGTCTAAAGCATTTTTGAAACCTTTCTATCTCGACACAGTATTACTAAATGCAGTTGCAATTTTTACCTTAATAATCTATTAATTCTTTAGTTTGCAATTTTGGTTCGCTGTTTTACAGTTCAGTTTTTACAAGCCGACTTCAGCAATACTCACTTCATCTCGAATATAGACCCACGCAACTACATTAGTTTGTCGGCAAACGCTACGTCAGACACGACAGCTACAAACCTGACAGCTACAAACCTGACAGCAACAAACCTGACAGCAGCAATACAAGGCGTTACGccacaaaatttcagagatGATGAACATGCTATTCTAGCAACACAGAATGTCCACCCTGCTGCAATTTTCGCTGTTAAACCAGCGGTTCAGTCGGTGGTTAACCTATTATCTGGTTCATTGATTGACAGGTTCGGATACGGTGTTCCTATGTTTGTAGGAATTGTGGCCCTTCTTTTAACTGCAATAGGTTTGTTGTGCTTCTTTGTTGTACAATTTTCTGCTCATTCTCTTAGATTAACAGCTGCATTTTGAAACACAATGTCTGTCTTTTCTTATGTTTTGTCGATTTGTACAAACTATTGTCACCTCTGCTGTTTGAACTCACCTGTGTGATGGAAAGTTTGTTATAGACGGCTGGAAAgttaaaataatcttttaGAAGGTGttgataattattatttatccaTAGCTAAAGTTTagataaaacaacattttgaaaacttaacGGCTTAACATTATTTTGGTATTATAACCTACCTTTTTGTCATACTTAGTCACTCTTGTTGGGCCGCAACGAGAAAGACATCATAAGGACAAGCTACAGATGCAACTTTACCTTGTTTCGATTAAACTATGAAAACGTTCATTTTCAGGTTATGGATTCGGCCAGTCGTACACTGTTCTACTTGTATCGGCCGCTCTACATGGCATAGGATCTTCATGTGTTACGGTGGGCGGGATGACCATGTTGGCCAGGATCTTTAATGACAAAAAGGAAAGAGCAAAAACGTTCAGGACGACTTTGTCATCGATGGCAATAGGCATGACAGGTAGATGTTGTTGAATGGATAGCTTCTCTGTGTAACGTTATCTTTCAAtggaaaatgcaaacaagttgTGGAGTATACGAGGATAAGGACGTTACAATTTTACATATCAATTTGTAAACTGCATAAGCATATCGACTGTCTGACCGACGACGAATGTAAGTGTCATGCCTATTTCTCTTGAACCTGGACCGGTATTCGCGAAAGGGATGGACAGCTTTCAAGATAAAATCATACcgtttttttgtatttgtcgTTGTGATAACTGTGATCGGTTTCTGTCAAATTTTCTGCATCGGTCTAAAGATTGAAAGAGTGAGCAGTATTTTGATTGCTGATAATTTTCTGCGTTTTTTCAATTGTGTTGATTTTGTAAGATTGGTACAAAAACTGGTCATCTGCATTAGAACAAGAAGCCAATGACCCTTATGAAGTTACCCAATGTCAGCTGCATTCTGCTCGCTTTACAAGGTCTGATGATAACTGGATTCGTGTTAGGGGTGTTAATTGGTGGATTTCCAGACTGGTTGCTGTTTCGTTTTCAACCCTCCAAATTGGAACTGGGTATGACTATGTAGTCTTATTAGCATTTTTATGCTTAAATTTTTCAGCAGTTTATAACACTTACTCGCATGTTTTGTGTAAACATTAAGTCTGTTTTCTAGTAGCTAGCAAACTTTTGCATTGAGTCAATTCTGCTACGCTTAAGATGGTGTGCTCCTTTCGTTAATATGGGACTCGACATGTATAAAATTTGAATGATAAGTAATATGTTCTAAACTACAGTTAAGTGAACTTTAGGTCTGTTGTTGTTCAAAGCAAAATCGGTACAATAAACCTCTGCAAAATGAAATGGTAATACTTActgtattatatatatatatatgtgtgtgtgtgtgtttatatatttataacagGTTTGCTGCGATTAACTAAGTAGCTTAGCAAGATACTTTATCATAAACTTAGCGTTCAAACTGGAGCACCTAAATGCCAAGCTAATGAGAGATCCAACCTAAATTTGGTAAATAATCAGCGTATTTTAATATGTAACTGTATACCTAGGTGATGTTTTTTTATACGGGATTGTTGGATTTGAATTGTCAGCCATTCTGATCCGCAAACTTCCTTTCAATAACTGGCCTTGGATAGATACAGTGACGGGAATGGTGATTCTCTTTATCGGATTAATTATGTTGACACTTTCGCCAAGgttcaaagtttttattgacataaaattgtttgaaaaaattactgattttgcctagaaacttttgaatatttttatcgTCAGTAATTTAcaagaaacaacaaataattaattaattccaAATTATTTCCTTTTGTCAGCTTTTTGTTCATAACTGTCCCCACAATTGGTTATGGGATTAACTTTATTACCGGTAGTATTTATCCCGACTTGCCTTCGTTGCTTGAAGCTAATCATAATTCCCATTACGGGACCGTCTTTGCACTTGCGGATTGTGGCTTCAGCATTAGTTTCGCTGCAGGTAATATTTAGTAAATGTGACGTTAAGCTATACGATTGGCTAGGCATCAATTTAAaagttatgtttattttaaggTCTCTAGTGTTATTGCGCAATCCTGACCACTTCAAACTTCCACTATGTCATGTGGATGATGGGGTTTATGTGCATGGTGCACGCCACGTGTAACCTTGTGTTCTGGAATTTGAGGAAACCGCAATCGGCAGTATAAAATGTAAACGCGGAGAAAGGGTCTTATGCACTTTGATAAAGTACAGCCTACACACTGTTACAGTCTTTGTACGGTATATACAGGGTTTGTATACACGTGCCGCTAAGCGTCAGCAACGCGATAAGCTTGAAATAACGAAATATTTATCAACAGAAATAAGAAGTTGGTCGAAGGTTTTCttgcaaaaccaaaaatttctTCATACTGTCCCAGTATGTGATAAATAATCCATACAGTATAGTGTTGTTACTCTGCTTAAGTTATGTTGCTTGCTCTGTGATATTAATCTGTGTCATTCAGCGGCTCCAAAAGTTCCAACAACAACGTTTAAATAATGATTTTTGTCGTGGACGCTCGAAGAAAGCCGAAAATATGACATTTCAAACAATGATTCCTTACTTCGGTGATGTGCTTAACAGTGTCCTTGTGCAATTGCATGCTTTATTTACGAACCTCCCTTGTACATGATATTGAACTGTTTGTAAAGTTAAGCAAAAGATTAAACTTTAATCGACAATATTCAAACTTTGCAAATGACTGTCGTGCATGCGTTCCCTTGAATTTCCTGTGTCATTGGCTTCATCTTACTCTGATTAATGCAAGGCTAGAAAGCAACACGCACGTCAGACAGCCTCGATATGAGTTTGCCCGGATCCGAATAGTAGGCCTAGACTTGTGACACACGTGGTGAGGGGCCATCGCTTCGGTAGGCCCACGTGCAATCGTAAACACATCGCTTAGTAATAGATAATTGGCTGTTGTCAAAAtattaagcaaaatattttaaatgcttGGGTCTACTTTTCAAATGGTTTGCTTGTCGATACAATGTTTTCAACTATAGCTGTTGTCAATGTTTCACAAACACTTGGAAACCATGCAAAGTGCATCTGAGTCCTGTCAAAAGCATTGAACCAAATAATTTTATGGTAGTTTTCGAAACGGTTCTTCAAATCAAAGGCTGCCATCGGTATATTTAGAAGGTGCAAATATTGtaaagttttgttaatttttgttgttgtctgTGGAGGAAAGTAACATAAAATGCCATTCCAATGATTGCgtgataaaagttaaaacagcAACTCCAACAGCAAAAAGTGGttgcaaaagtataacattagTTTTCGGTTTGCAGTTTGAAATTATATACTGTCCATTCATTATTGTGCCAAGGATGCGCTGTTCAAATACTTGCAGGATTCATCAATGAGCTtacttgaaaacattttgacgATACacacaaattttgcatttccaCTTTTAGTGTTTTCAtacaatttcagttttaatttaagtAATGCAGTACGACTGGAAAAATCGTCTGTAATATGCATGAGTACCTTCTACGTAGTCATGTGAGCCTACATATGAATCGTAACGTATACCTATTAGAAAAATtattagttaaattattacaaaaataaattaattatcaataatATTCATTATAGTATGAATTCCATGCGGTTATTAATACAGGGATTTAAGCTAGGATTGCGAAACTCTAATCATAAGCGACTCTTggtaaaaaaaatcaacatgATTTGGCTTgaagaaaataacaaaatgcaaGCTTTGCTTAACGTGCTCTGTATTTTTTTCATCAACTTCGTCCTTCTGTCAACCATGGGTAAGTGCTGATTTTCAAACCTGAGagttttttcttaaatttaattCACTGTGTTCTATTTCGTTTCAATATACTGTACCACACACATCAACTTAAAATTGAACAAACATCCTGGTAATGGATTGGTTCCAATTTACGAGACTCTACTAAGTAGAGTCTACCTCATACTAAGATCAGTAAACCAATTATACGTTCACCACgctcattcattttattggttacatGATAAGTTGTcgatttgattgatttttcatcgaatccattttattttcaatttcagttATTCCGACCTTTCAGTGGAAAAATCACTTGGAGTTAAAACCATATGTGTACAATGCAAGCAACAACGGTATTACAATGACCCACACCCACACCATTTACATAGATTATTGCTTTGCTATGACCTTCATTTGTTGTTGAATCTGTGACATGATTACTGCAATTAGTAAACGAACTCATGAGACTTAAATGAAGAATATTAAGGACAGTGTTAATACGTCAAAATCGgtgatattatttttatacGAAATCTTTTGTACCGTGTATAAATTAGGTGCTTAGGCGTTTCGTTCACTCTTACTCTCCTAGCAGAGTTCATTAAATGTTTAGTGTAGGTGGTCCTAGCCTGCCACTGGCAAGTTACAACCAAAAAATTGGAGTCAGCCTACACCTCAAATGTTTTAAGCAGTTTTGcgtttatgaaattttttgcGGAATTATCTTTTCATTTGTGGTACCAATTATAATTGTGGAGACAAGAGGGACGCTACAGATGGTGTAAGCTATTTCAGTTGGAAAAAAACGTGTTTAGATTTTTATTATCCCACTTCGTAAATTAATATGATAATATTTCTTGTATGTGTTTTATAGCCTGAGATTTTACAGCTTGACGTAAACCATTGGTCAAATGATTGATTTATGAATATGTGTCACCTATACAGCGATGCACACGTCCGTTGAAGCTTCTATTTTACGCAGTAACCAAGTAATAAAGAAGcttaaagattaattattcaaaaaatattgttgaaaacattaaatatttattgtgaAATTTCTTCTGAACATGTTACAGCTTCTGTTTATAACGGCTGTAGTCTCCAATCGGTAACAggtgaaaattgcaaaagttgaaCCATGATGTAAACGTTACAATTTACACGATGACTGGTATATCATATATACAAAAGGCTATGTAACATAGACACAACATTAGCATATACACGAAAAGGTTTAGCAAAAATCTATTCACGACATGTCTCATTCTCATCCGCATCACAAATTCTCGTTACCTTTAATTATCTGAACATTGTGGACAAAGCACCTTTAAGGGTGATGGGAAAACGAcagtaattatgacgtaatccAATTCCGTGTTCTACAGTTTTGTCGTGAATCTGAGTTCAGTTAAGTCGGATCACGGCTGTAAGCAGGCACGCTTTGCAGCCATTCTTTtcatcaacttttgttttggtatACCCGGTTCATCCATACCCGGTACAAGAAACGAAGTTTTATGATGAAACTGATACGTTGAATTTTCGTCGATGGCTTCTTTGTCAATTGTCAATTAGTATTGGACTCCAGGTTGCGTTTTCGATTCACAGTTGATACCAACAATTTGTTGGCATAGTtgcaaattacataattacctTAAGGTTCGCCGGTTTGTCTGTAAGCAGACTG
Encoded here:
- the LOC143470532 gene encoding chromaffin granule amine transporter-like yields the protein MITGFVLGVLIGGFPDWLLFRFQPSKLELGDVFLYGIVGFELSAILIRKLPFNNWPWIDTVTGMVILFIGLIMLTLSPSFLFITVPTIGYGINFITGSIYPDLPSLLEANHNSHYGTVFALADCGFSISFAAGL